A stretch of the Mycobacterium sp. ITM-2016-00317 genome encodes the following:
- a CDS encoding TetR family transcriptional regulator, translating to MVQPGRDAADKTDEVGARILAAALELLRARGPRAVTMQAVVEATGIAKTTIYRRHQNRRALLTAALATLGERPSVPPDSTREQRIQWVVSQSVDVIADGIGAGGFAALLTGEDPEFSAAFRDILGAYRRQAMDALQVDRITAHPPPDGFADTLIDMIVGSYVAELARADSISDDWHTRIASAVGALLAAQT from the coding sequence GTGGTTCAGCCAGGACGAGACGCGGCGGACAAGACCGACGAGGTCGGCGCGCGGATACTGGCCGCGGCCCTGGAGCTGCTGCGGGCCCGCGGCCCGCGGGCGGTGACGATGCAGGCCGTCGTCGAGGCCACCGGGATCGCCAAGACCACGATCTACCGCAGGCATCAGAACCGGCGCGCGCTGCTCACCGCCGCGCTGGCGACGCTGGGGGAGCGACCGTCGGTGCCGCCGGACTCCACCCGCGAGCAGCGCATCCAGTGGGTCGTCTCGCAGTCGGTCGACGTCATCGCCGACGGGATCGGCGCCGGTGGTTTCGCTGCGCTGCTCACCGGGGAGGACCCGGAGTTCAGCGCCGCGTTCCGGGACATCCTGGGGGCCTACCGCCGTCAGGCGATGGACGCGCTACAGGTCGACCGGATTACTGCCCACCCGCCCCCCGACGGCTTCGCCGACACGCTGATCGACATGATCGTCGGCAGCTACGTCGCCGAGCTGGCTCGCGCGGACTCGATCAGCGACGACTGGCACACCCGGATCGCGTCGGCGGTCGGCGCACTGTTGGCTGCGCAGACCTAG
- a CDS encoding alpha/beta hydrolase has protein sequence MPKPRPLLRAVAELLNAANGVRPLARDGYPTIPVFAFGWPTSEMSPLYMAGSMLDAVRRGIRGDFRGPRGRIALALTAIAWGLLYLIHRRNVGSQPYFEDPLREALGENYQQIADKARPSRRRLIGVFPNDVIRRRYVESVVQYGPLPVNKADIWRRADLPRDGKAPVLLQVPGGAWAIGMRRPQAYPMLSHLADHGWICVSIDYRVSPRNTWPDHIVDVKRALAWIKEHIAEYGGDPDFVAISGGSAGGHLSSLAALTADDPRLQPGFEDADTSVVAAVPIYGRYDWVSGKGSGRKEFIAFLQKFVVKKPITRNRQIYVDASPSYRLRADAPPFFILHGQDDSIIPVPEGREFAEALREVSTSPVVYAEIPHAQHAFDFYYGSPRAHYTAQAVEEFLSWVMATRQAAEKAG, from the coding sequence ATGCCTAAGCCGCGGCCGCTGCTGCGCGCGGTCGCCGAGCTGCTCAACGCCGCCAACGGCGTCCGCCCGCTCGCGCGCGACGGCTACCCCACCATCCCGGTGTTCGCGTTCGGTTGGCCGACCTCGGAGATGTCCCCGCTGTACATGGCAGGTTCGATGCTCGATGCGGTGCGCCGCGGCATCCGGGGCGACTTCCGCGGGCCACGCGGCCGGATCGCCTTGGCGCTCACCGCGATCGCGTGGGGGCTGCTGTATCTGATCCACCGCCGCAACGTCGGCTCGCAACCGTACTTCGAGGATCCGCTGCGCGAGGCGCTCGGCGAGAACTACCAGCAGATCGCCGACAAGGCCAGGCCGTCCAGGCGCCGGTTGATCGGTGTCTTCCCCAACGACGTGATCCGCCGACGCTACGTCGAGAGCGTGGTGCAGTACGGCCCGCTGCCGGTCAACAAGGCCGACATCTGGCGCCGCGCGGACCTGCCGCGTGATGGTAAAGCGCCTGTGTTGCTTCAGGTTCCGGGCGGTGCATGGGCGATCGGGATGCGCCGTCCGCAGGCCTACCCGATGCTGAGCCACCTTGCCGACCACGGATGGATCTGCGTGTCGATCGACTACCGGGTCAGCCCGCGCAACACCTGGCCCGATCACATCGTCGACGTCAAGCGCGCGCTGGCGTGGATCAAGGAGCACATCGCCGAGTACGGCGGCGATCCGGACTTCGTCGCGATCAGCGGCGGCTCCGCCGGTGGCCATCTGTCCTCACTGGCGGCGCTGACCGCCGACGACCCGCGGCTGCAGCCGGGGTTCGAGGACGCCGACACCTCGGTGGTGGCCGCGGTGCCGATCTACGGTCGCTACGACTGGGTGTCCGGGAAGGGCAGCGGGCGCAAGGAGTTCATCGCGTTCCTGCAGAAGTTCGTGGTCAAGAAGCCGATCACCCGGAACCGCCAGATCTATGTCGATGCGTCGCCGAGTTACCGGCTGCGGGCCGACGCACCGCCGTTCTTCATCCTGCACGGGCAGGACGACTCGATCATCCCGGTACCGGAGGGTCGGGAGTTCGCCGAGGCGCTGCGCGAGGTGTCCACCTCGCCGGTGGTGTACGCCGAGATCCCGCACGCCCAGCACGCTTTCGACTTCTACTACGGTTCGCCGCGCGCGCACTACACCGCTCAGGCGGTCGAGGAGTTCCTGTCCTGGGTGATGGCCACCCGGCAGGCGGCCGAGAAGGCCGGCTAG
- the fadD12 gene encoding acyl-CoA ligase FadD12 — protein MGFTDSITNALGLVTTMARAGVIAPMRPDKYLRIATAMQRENMAITSGFAAAAQRCPDRAGLVDELGILTWRQIDRRADAFAAALQALPGGQPEVIALMSRNHRGFVDALIAAHRIGADVLLLNTSFAGPALAEVMEREGEGRSVAVVYDEEFTDTVDRALAGRPDTTRIVAWTDGPTDQLTVEGLIAGHSGQEPKRSLDKSRVILLTSGTTGTPKGAKHSGGDPSVLKAILDRTPWRAEQPVVIVAPMFHAWGFSQLAFAASMSCTIITRRKFDPEATLELVDKHRATGLCVVPVMFDRIMDLPVEVLDKYSGRSLRFAAASGSRMRPDVVIGFMDRFGDVIYNNYNATEAGMIATATPRDLRAAPDTAGRPAEGTEIRILDAEFREVPTGEVGGIYVRNSTQFDGYTEGSTGKDKAFHEGFMSSGDVGYLDADGRLFVVGRDDEMIVSGGENVYPIEVEKTLAAHPEVAEATVLGVDDEKFGQRLEAFVVLTGGASATPDTLKQHVRENLAGYKVPREIRVLDELPRSVTGKISRKDLQERIENA, from the coding sequence ATGGGATTCACCGACTCGATCACCAACGCCCTCGGTCTGGTCACGACGATGGCGCGCGCCGGCGTCATCGCACCGATGCGGCCCGACAAGTACCTGCGCATCGCCACCGCGATGCAGCGCGAGAACATGGCGATCACGTCCGGGTTCGCCGCCGCGGCGCAGCGCTGTCCGGACCGGGCCGGTCTGGTCGACGAGCTCGGAATCCTGACCTGGCGCCAGATCGACCGCCGCGCCGACGCGTTCGCCGCGGCCCTGCAGGCGTTGCCCGGCGGCCAGCCCGAGGTGATCGCGCTGATGTCGCGCAACCACCGCGGGTTCGTCGACGCGCTGATCGCGGCCCACCGGATCGGCGCCGACGTGCTGCTGCTCAACACCTCGTTCGCCGGCCCGGCGCTGGCCGAGGTGATGGAGCGCGAGGGCGAGGGACGCTCCGTCGCGGTGGTCTACGACGAGGAGTTCACCGACACCGTCGACCGGGCGCTGGCCGGGCGGCCCGACACCACCCGCATCGTCGCGTGGACCGACGGCCCCACCGACCAGCTCACGGTCGAGGGCTTGATCGCCGGGCACAGCGGACAGGAGCCGAAGCGCTCGCTGGACAAGAGCCGGGTCATCCTGCTGACCTCCGGCACCACCGGAACACCCAAGGGCGCCAAGCACTCCGGTGGAGACCCGAGCGTGCTCAAGGCGATCCTGGATCGCACCCCGTGGCGCGCCGAGCAGCCTGTCGTGATCGTCGCCCCGATGTTCCACGCGTGGGGCTTCTCCCAGCTGGCGTTCGCCGCGTCGATGTCGTGCACGATCATCACCCGCCGCAAGTTCGATCCCGAAGCGACCCTGGAGCTCGTCGACAAGCACCGGGCCACCGGGCTGTGCGTGGTGCCGGTGATGTTCGACCGGATCATGGACCTGCCCGTCGAGGTGCTCGACAAATACAGCGGACGCTCACTGAGATTCGCGGCCGCCTCCGGTTCACGGATGCGCCCCGACGTGGTCATCGGGTTCATGGACCGGTTCGGCGACGTCATCTACAACAACTACAACGCCACCGAGGCCGGCATGATCGCCACCGCGACGCCGCGCGATCTGCGGGCCGCCCCCGACACCGCGGGCCGCCCCGCCGAGGGCACCGAGATCCGGATCCTGGACGCCGAGTTCCGCGAGGTGCCCACCGGTGAGGTCGGCGGGATCTATGTACGCAACTCGACGCAGTTCGACGGCTACACGGAGGGTTCGACTGGGAAGGACAAAGCCTTCCACGAGGGGTTCATGTCCTCGGGCGACGTCGGCTACCTCGACGCGGACGGGCGGCTCTTCGTGGTCGGGCGCGACGACGAGATGATCGTCTCGGGCGGCGAGAACGTCTACCCGATCGAGGTGGAGAAGACGCTGGCCGCCCACCCGGAGGTGGCCGAGGCGACGGTGCTCGGGGTCGACGACGAGAAGTTCGGCCAGCGACTTGAGGCGTTCGTGGTTTTGACCGGCGGCGCATCGGCTACTCCCGACACACTCAAGCAGCATGTCCGCGAAAACCTCGCCGGCTACAAAGTCCCAAGGGAGATCAGGGTTCTCGATGAACTGCCGCGCAGCGTCACCGGAAAGATCTCCCGCAAGGACCTCCAGGAGCGCATCGAGAATGCCTGA
- a CDS encoding 1-acyl-sn-glycerol-3-phosphate acyltransferase, whose translation MGATDIETSELTKWDPVLTERVMGLLKPFLKGWHRAEVRGLDDFPNGGALVVSNHSGGLFPMDVPVFASGFYDKFGFDRPVYTLSHDMLMVGPTGTFFKKTGFIPANHRNADEALRSGGVVVVFPGGDYDVYRPTLAANKIDFAGRTGYVKAALNAGVPIVPTVAIGGQESQLFLSRGTEIAKALGPVARAFRTKILPVSFGFPFGLSVVLPLNVPLPAKITMQALTPIDIVAEFGENPDIDEVDAHVRRVMQRALDDLARERRLPILG comes from the coding sequence GTGGGCGCGACCGACATCGAGACGTCCGAGCTGACCAAATGGGACCCGGTTCTCACCGAACGGGTCATGGGTCTGCTCAAGCCGTTCCTCAAGGGGTGGCACCGCGCCGAGGTGCGCGGGCTGGACGACTTCCCGAACGGCGGCGCGCTGGTGGTCTCCAACCACTCGGGCGGGCTGTTCCCGATGGACGTGCCGGTGTTCGCCAGCGGCTTCTACGACAAGTTCGGCTTCGACCGGCCCGTCTACACGCTCAGCCACGACATGCTGATGGTCGGCCCCACCGGCACCTTCTTCAAGAAGACCGGGTTCATCCCGGCCAACCACCGCAACGCCGACGAGGCACTGCGCTCCGGCGGCGTCGTGGTGGTGTTCCCCGGCGGTGACTACGACGTCTACCGCCCGACGCTGGCCGCGAACAAGATCGACTTCGCCGGACGCACCGGCTATGTGAAGGCGGCGCTGAACGCCGGGGTGCCGATCGTGCCGACGGTGGCCATCGGCGGCCAGGAGAGCCAGCTGTTCCTGTCCCGCGGCACCGAGATCGCCAAGGCGCTGGGCCCGGTGGCACGGGCGTTCCGCACGAAGATCCTGCCGGTGTCGTTCGGCTTCCCGTTCGGGCTGTCGGTGGTGCTGCCGCTGAACGTGCCGCTGCCGGCCAAGATCACCATGCAGGCGCTGACCCCGATCGACATCGTCGCGGAGTTCGGCGAGAACCCCGACATCGACGAGGTCGACGCGCACGTGCGGCGGGTGATGCAGCGGGCGCTCGACGATCTGGCCCGGGAGCGCCGACTCCCCATCCTGGGCTGA
- a CDS encoding SDR family oxidoreductase, which yields MTHTQQLTALVTGANRGLGRQFAAQLAARGAKVYAAARRLETVDLPGVIPIQLDITDPESVRRAAEQAADVNVVINNAGVSTRAGLLDGTMADIRLEMETHYFGTLGVTREFVPVIERNIADNGAGGAILNVLSVLSWFHSPASGAYSAAKAAGWAMTDALREELAPRGIHVAALHVGYMDTDMVSYIPADQKTDPAVVAKLALDGLLAGQPEILADELTRTVKAGLSA from the coding sequence ATGACGCACACACAACAGCTCACCGCACTGGTCACCGGCGCCAATCGTGGCCTCGGCCGCCAATTCGCCGCACAGCTCGCCGCGCGCGGCGCCAAGGTCTACGCCGCGGCCCGCCGGCTCGAGACCGTCGATCTGCCCGGGGTCATCCCGATCCAGCTCGACATCACCGATCCCGAGTCGGTGCGCCGCGCCGCCGAGCAGGCCGCCGACGTCAACGTCGTGATCAACAATGCGGGCGTGTCCACCAGGGCCGGACTGCTCGACGGGACGATGGCCGACATCCGGCTGGAGATGGAGACGCACTATTTCGGCACCCTCGGCGTCACCCGAGAGTTCGTGCCGGTCATCGAACGCAACATCGCCGACAACGGGGCAGGCGGCGCGATCCTCAACGTGTTGTCGGTGCTGTCCTGGTTCCACTCGCCGGCCAGCGGCGCGTACTCCGCGGCCAAGGCCGCGGGCTGGGCGATGACCGATGCGCTGCGCGAGGAGCTGGCGCCCCGCGGCATCCATGTCGCCGCGCTGCACGTCGGCTACATGGACACCGACATGGTGTCCTACATCCCGGCCGACCAGAAGACCGATCCGGCGGTGGTGGCCAAGCTCGCGCTGGACGGCCTGCTGGCCGGGCAGCCGGAGATCCTGGCCGACGAGCTGACCCGCACGGTGAAGGCAGGACTGTCGGCCTGA
- a CDS encoding dihydrofolate reductase family protein: MATVYYTAASLDGFIVDQNKSLDWLVSRDIDADGPFAPDPFLESVGALVMGADTYEWILHNEPGEWMYPRPSWVLTHRDGLIADGHDVQTFAGDVADLHPVLCEAAGDRNVWVVGGGDVAAQFVSAGLVDEMIVSYAPCTLGAGSPVLPLRSEWELVSSAVNADFVCAHWRRA; this comes from the coding sequence ATGGCCACCGTGTACTACACCGCAGCCAGTCTCGACGGCTTCATCGTCGACCAGAACAAAAGCCTGGACTGGCTGGTCTCGCGCGACATCGACGCCGACGGCCCGTTCGCGCCCGATCCGTTCCTGGAATCGGTGGGCGCGCTGGTGATGGGCGCCGACACCTACGAATGGATCCTGCACAACGAGCCGGGTGAGTGGATGTACCCGCGGCCGTCCTGGGTGCTGACCCACCGCGACGGCCTCATCGCCGACGGCCACGACGTGCAGACCTTCGCCGGGGACGTCGCCGACCTGCACCCGGTCCTGTGCGAAGCCGCCGGCGACAGGAACGTGTGGGTGGTGGGCGGCGGCGACGTGGCGGCCCAGTTCGTCAGCGCCGGCCTGGTCGACGAGATGATCGTCTCCTACGCGCCGTGCACGCTGGGCGCCGGATCGCCCGTGCTGCCGCTGCGCTCGGAATGGGAGCTGGTGTCCTCGGCCGTCAACGCGGATTTCGTGTGCGCCCACTGGCGGCGTGCCTGA
- a CDS encoding acyl-CoA dehydrogenase has protein sequence MGHYRSNVRDLEFNLFETLDLEKVLATGQFGDLDAQSVREMLKEAAKLAEGPVAEAFAETDHTPPTFDPATHTVTIPEPFKKSYRAWQDAEWFRVGMSEDIGGVPAPRMLEWAINELALGAQPAAFMYAAGPKMADVLNAIGNEQQRHWASLMIERRWGATMVLTEPDAGSDVGAGRTKAIEQPDGTWHLDGVKRFITNGDADDLFENILHVVLARPEGAGPGTKGLSLFVVPKLHFDPQTGELGERNGVFVTGLEHKMGLKASATCELTFGQHGTPAVGYLVNDTHNGIAQMFRVIEYARMMVGTKAMSTLSTGYLNALEYAKTRVQGADLTQMTDKTAPRVTIIHHPDVRRALLTQKAYAEGLRALYLYTAAHQDFVVADAVSGADEAMAGRVNDLLLPIVKGVGSERAYQCLTESLQTFGGSGFLQDYPIEQYIRDAKIDSLYEGTTAIQAQDFFFRKIARDQGGALMHVVTELRAFVDDPAARDELATERALLATAVDDVQEMVTSMTTYLIESQQDPSQLYRLGLESVPFLLSVGDLLIGWLLLRQAETALNALDRDVSERDRAFYTGKVAGAKFFARTVLPRLSAQRRVLQAVDLTAMELSEAGF, from the coding sequence ATGGGTCACTACCGGAGCAACGTCCGCGACCTGGAGTTCAACCTTTTCGAGACGCTCGACCTGGAGAAGGTGCTCGCGACCGGGCAGTTCGGTGACCTCGACGCCCAGTCCGTACGCGAGATGCTCAAGGAGGCCGCCAAGCTGGCCGAGGGCCCGGTGGCCGAGGCTTTCGCCGAGACCGATCACACACCGCCGACGTTCGATCCGGCCACCCACACCGTGACGATCCCGGAGCCGTTCAAGAAGTCCTACCGCGCCTGGCAGGACGCCGAGTGGTTCCGGGTCGGGATGTCCGAGGACATCGGCGGGGTGCCGGCGCCGCGGATGCTGGAGTGGGCGATCAACGAGCTCGCGCTCGGCGCCCAGCCCGCGGCCTTCATGTATGCGGCCGGTCCCAAGATGGCGGACGTGCTCAACGCGATCGGCAACGAGCAGCAGCGGCACTGGGCGTCGCTGATGATCGAGCGGCGCTGGGGCGCGACGATGGTGCTCACCGAGCCCGACGCGGGCTCCGACGTCGGCGCCGGGCGCACCAAGGCCATCGAGCAGCCTGACGGCACCTGGCACCTGGACGGCGTCAAACGGTTCATCACCAACGGCGACGCCGACGACCTGTTCGAGAACATCCTGCACGTGGTGCTGGCCCGGCCGGAGGGCGCGGGCCCGGGCACCAAGGGGCTGAGCCTGTTCGTGGTGCCTAAGTTGCACTTCGACCCGCAGACCGGCGAGCTCGGCGAACGCAACGGTGTGTTCGTCACCGGCCTCGAGCACAAGATGGGCCTGAAGGCCTCGGCCACCTGTGAGCTCACCTTCGGCCAGCACGGCACCCCCGCGGTCGGCTACCTGGTCAACGACACCCACAACGGCATCGCCCAGATGTTCCGGGTCATCGAGTACGCCCGGATGATGGTCGGCACCAAGGCGATGTCCACGCTGTCGACCGGATACCTGAACGCGCTGGAGTACGCGAAGACGCGGGTGCAGGGCGCGGACTTGACGCAGATGACCGACAAGACCGCACCGCGGGTGACGATCATCCACCACCCCGACGTGCGGCGTGCGCTGCTGACCCAGAAGGCCTACGCCGAAGGGCTGCGCGCGCTGTACCTCTACACCGCCGCACACCAGGACTTCGTGGTCGCCGACGCGGTGTCGGGCGCCGACGAGGCGATGGCCGGCCGGGTCAACGACCTGCTGCTGCCGATCGTCAAGGGCGTCGGCTCCGAACGGGCCTACCAGTGCCTGACGGAGTCGCTGCAGACGTTCGGCGGGTCCGGGTTCCTGCAGGACTACCCGATCGAGCAGTACATCCGCGACGCGAAGATCGACTCGCTGTACGAGGGCACCACCGCGATCCAGGCGCAGGACTTCTTCTTCCGCAAGATCGCCCGCGACCAGGGCGGGGCGCTGATGCACGTGGTGACCGAGCTGCGCGCGTTCGTCGACGATCCGGCGGCCCGCGACGAGCTGGCCACCGAGCGCGCGCTGCTGGCCACCGCGGTCGACGACGTCCAGGAGATGGTCACGTCGATGACCACCTACCTGATCGAGTCGCAGCAGGATCCCAGCCAGCTGTACCGGCTGGGGCTGGAGTCGGTGCCGTTCCTGCTCTCGGTCGGCGATCTGCTGATCGGGTGGCTGCTGCTGCGCCAGGCCGAGACCGCGCTGAACGCGCTGGACCGCGACGTCAGCGAGCGGGACCGGGCGTTCTACACGGGCAAGGTGGCTGGCGCGAAGTTCTTCGCCCGCACCGTGCTGCCGCGGCTGTCCGCGCAGCGCCGCGTCCTGCAGGCGGTGGACCTGACCGCGATGGAACTGTCCGAAGCGGGGTTCTAG
- a CDS encoding aldehyde dehydrogenase, with the protein MTQSTALKTEWDKLFIGGKWVEPATSDVIDVYSPATGEKVGQVPLATKADVDAAFATARKAFDEGPWPRLTPKEREAVIAKAIELIEARADEFKALLKLETGQPQTIVDMMQYGAAMSTLQFYASAADKFSWQDIRDGAYGQTLVLKEPIGVVGAVVAWNVPFFLAANKLGPALLAGCTLVLKPAAETPLTTNLMAEVFAEAGLPEGVLSVVPGGVDTGRALTDNPEIDKFTFTGSSAVGKEIGKIAAEKLKPCTLELGGKSAAIILEDADLDATLPMLIFSGLMNSGQACVGQTRILAPRSRYDEVVEKIAAAAAGMAPGLPDDAAAMIGPLISEKQRERVEGYIKKGLDEGARLVAGGGRPEGLDSGWFVQPTVFADVDNSMTIAQEEIFGPVLVVIPFEDEADAVRIANDSVYGLAGSVYTTDYAKAVEIAKQIRTGTYGINMYAFDAGAPFGGYKNSGIGRECGPEGIAGYCESKSVLLPFGYTPAS; encoded by the coding sequence ATGACACAGAGCACTGCGTTGAAAACCGAGTGGGACAAGCTGTTCATCGGTGGCAAGTGGGTCGAGCCGGCCACCTCGGACGTGATCGACGTGTACTCCCCCGCCACCGGCGAGAAGGTCGGTCAGGTTCCGCTGGCCACCAAGGCCGACGTCGACGCCGCATTCGCGACCGCCCGCAAGGCCTTCGACGAGGGCCCCTGGCCGCGGCTCACCCCGAAGGAGCGCGAGGCCGTCATCGCCAAGGCGATCGAGCTGATCGAAGCGCGCGCCGACGAATTCAAGGCGCTGTTGAAGCTGGAGACCGGCCAGCCGCAGACCATCGTCGACATGATGCAGTACGGCGCGGCCATGTCGACGCTGCAGTTCTACGCCTCGGCGGCGGACAAGTTCTCCTGGCAGGACATCCGCGACGGCGCGTACGGCCAGACCCTGGTGCTCAAGGAACCGATCGGTGTCGTCGGCGCCGTCGTCGCCTGGAACGTGCCGTTCTTCCTGGCCGCCAACAAGCTGGGCCCGGCCCTGCTGGCCGGCTGCACCCTGGTGCTCAAGCCCGCCGCCGAGACCCCGCTGACCACCAACCTGATGGCCGAGGTGTTCGCCGAGGCGGGGCTGCCCGAGGGTGTGCTCTCGGTGGTGCCCGGTGGCGTGGACACCGGCCGTGCCCTGACCGACAACCCGGAGATCGACAAGTTCACCTTCACCGGGTCCAGCGCGGTCGGCAAGGAGATCGGCAAGATCGCCGCCGAGAAGCTCAAGCCGTGCACGCTGGAGCTGGGCGGCAAGTCCGCGGCGATCATCCTGGAGGACGCCGACCTGGACGCCACCCTGCCGATGCTGATCTTCTCCGGCCTGATGAACTCCGGGCAGGCCTGTGTCGGGCAGACCCGCATCCTGGCCCCGCGGTCGCGCTACGACGAGGTCGTGGAGAAGATCGCGGCCGCCGCGGCGGGCATGGCACCCGGCCTGCCCGATGACGCGGCCGCCATGATCGGCCCGCTGATCAGCGAGAAGCAGCGTGAGCGCGTCGAGGGCTACATCAAGAAGGGCCTCGACGAGGGCGCGCGGCTGGTTGCCGGAGGCGGCCGTCCCGAGGGCCTGGACAGCGGCTGGTTCGTGCAGCCCACCGTGTTCGCCGATGTGGACAACTCGATGACCATCGCCCAGGAGGAGATCTTCGGTCCCGTCCTCGTGGTGATCCCGTTCGAGGACGAGGCCGACGCGGTGCGCATCGCCAACGACTCGGTCTACGGCCTGGCCGGTTCGGTGTACACCACCGATTACGCCAAGGCCGTCGAGATCGCCAAGCAGATCCGCACCGGCACCTACGGCATCAACATGTACGCCTTCGATGCCGGGGCCCCGTTCGGCGGTTACAAGAACTCCGGCATCGGCCGCGAGTGCGGACCGGAAGGCATCGCCGGGTACTGCGAGTCCAAGAGCGTGCTGCTGCCGTTCGGCTATACCCCGGCCTCTTAA
- a CDS encoding class I SAM-dependent methyltransferase — protein sequence MPATDRFAARATLARSLRLLAAFRFEQSDPDRFYGALADDTAAMVGDLWRSVSGTGLSGLTLLDVGGGPGYFASAFAEAGVRYIGVEPDPREMHAAGPRTQGSAGTFVRASGTALPFADASVDICLSSNVAEHVAQPWGLGDEMLRVTRPGGLVVLSYTVWLGPFGGHEMGLTHYFGGYRAAERYTRKHGHRPKNDYGSSLFAVHARDGLRWAEGTGALIAAFPRYHPRWAWGLTRVPGLREFLVSNLVLVLRPS from the coding sequence ATGCCTGCCACCGACCGCTTCGCCGCACGGGCGACGCTGGCGCGGTCGCTGCGGCTGCTCGCGGCGTTCCGTTTCGAGCAGAGTGATCCGGACCGCTTCTACGGCGCGCTGGCCGACGACACCGCCGCGATGGTCGGGGACCTGTGGCGGTCGGTCTCCGGCACCGGCCTGTCGGGGCTGACCCTGCTGGACGTCGGCGGCGGTCCCGGCTACTTCGCGTCCGCGTTCGCCGAGGCCGGCGTCCGCTACATCGGCGTCGAGCCCGATCCGCGCGAGATGCACGCCGCCGGGCCGCGCACCCAGGGCTCGGCCGGCACGTTCGTGCGGGCCTCGGGAACCGCGCTGCCGTTCGCCGACGCCAGCGTCGACATCTGTCTGTCGTCCAACGTCGCCGAGCACGTCGCGCAGCCGTGGGGCCTCGGCGACGAGATGTTGCGCGTCACCCGGCCCGGCGGCCTGGTGGTGCTGTCCTACACGGTGTGGCTGGGCCCGTTCGGCGGTCACGAGATGGGGCTGACGCACTATTTCGGCGGATACCGGGCCGCGGAGCGCTACACCCGCAAACACGGCCACCGGCCGAAGAACGACTACGGCTCGTCGTTGTTCGCTGTCCATGCGCGCGACGGACTGCGCTGGGCTGAGGGCACCGGGGCGCTGATCGCCGCATTCCCGCGCTACCACCCGCGATGGGCCTGGGGGCTGACCCGCGTGCCGGGTCTGCGGGAATTCCTGGTGAGCAACCTGGTGCTGGTGTTGCGGCCTTCTTGA
- a CDS encoding glycosyltransferase family 4 protein, which yields MSAQPEPGRSAPARVGSVLLLCWRDTGHPQGGGSETYLQRIGAQLAASGTRVTLRTARYAGAPRREVVDGVQIQRRGGPYTVYVWAGLAMAAAKIGLGPMRRVRPDIVVDTQNGLPFLSRLVYGRRTVVLVHHCHREQWPVAGPVMSRIGWFVESRLSPRLHRRNQYVTVSLPSARDLALLGVQSDRIAVVRNGVDAAPEDTLTVPRSATPRVVVLSRLVPHKQIEDALDAVARLRTRVPDVHLDVLGDGWWAQRLVDHAARLGISDAVTFHGHVDDAAKHAVLQRSWVHVLPSRKEGWGLSVVEAAQHGVPTIGYRSSGGLTDSIVDGVTGMLVDDSDQLVDGLERLLTDGVLREQLGTKAQVRSGEFSWEQSADAMRAVLAAVRAGQQASGVI from the coding sequence ATGTCTGCCCAGCCTGAGCCCGGCCGCTCCGCACCTGCGCGGGTCGGCTCGGTGCTCCTCCTCTGCTGGCGCGACACCGGCCACCCCCAGGGCGGCGGCAGCGAGACCTACCTGCAACGCATCGGCGCCCAACTGGCCGCGTCGGGCACCCGGGTGACGCTGCGCACCGCCCGCTACGCCGGTGCGCCGCGCCGGGAAGTCGTCGACGGCGTACAGATCCAGCGCCGGGGCGGGCCCTACACCGTCTACGTGTGGGCCGGGCTCGCGATGGCCGCCGCGAAGATCGGGCTGGGCCCCATGCGCCGCGTCCGCCCCGACATCGTGGTGGACACCCAGAACGGGCTGCCGTTCCTGTCCCGGCTGGTCTACGGCAGGCGCACCGTCGTGCTGGTGCACCACTGCCACCGCGAACAGTGGCCGGTCGCCGGCCCGGTGATGAGCCGGATCGGCTGGTTCGTCGAGTCGCGGCTGTCTCCGCGGCTGCACCGGCGCAACCAGTACGTCACGGTGTCGCTGCCGTCGGCGCGCGACCTGGCGCTGCTTGGGGTGCAGTCGGACCGGATCGCGGTGGTGCGCAACGGCGTGGACGCGGCCCCCGAGGACACGCTGACGGTCCCGCGGTCGGCGACGCCCCGCGTGGTGGTGCTGTCGCGGCTGGTGCCGCACAAGCAGATCGAGGACGCGCTCGACGCGGTGGCGCGGCTGCGCACCCGTGTCCCGGACGTGCACCTGGACGTGCTGGGCGACGGCTGGTGGGCCCAACGGCTCGTCGACCACGCCGCCAGGCTCGGCATATCCGACGCGGTCACCTTCCACGGACACGTCGACGATGCCGCCAAACATGCTGTGCTGCAGCGCAGTTGGGTGCACGTGCTGCCCTCGCGCAAGGAAGGCTGGGGGCTGTCGGTGGTCGAGGCCGCCCAGCACGGGGTGCCGACCATCGGCTACCGCAGCTCGGGCGGGCTGACCGATTCGATCGTCGACGGGGTCACCGGCATGCTGGTCGACGACAGCGACCAGCTCGTCGACGGCCTGGAGCGGCTGTTGACCGACGGCGTGCTGCGCGAGCAACTGGGCACCAAGGCACAGGTGCGCAGCGGCGAGTTCTCCTGGGAACAGAGCGCCGACGCGATGCGCGCGGTGCTGGCCGCGGTCCGCGCCGGGCAGCAGGCCAGCGGCGTCATCTGA